A single genomic interval of Candidatus Zixiibacteriota bacterium harbors:
- a CDS encoding phosphoketolase family protein, translated as MQKKESREKEPISEKLLDLMHRYWCAANYLSVGQIYLLDNPLLREPLAREHIKPRLLGHWGTTPGLNFIYVHLNRLIKEQDLNMLYVTGPGHGGPALLANTYLEGTYSELYPDVSQDAEGIKRLFKQFSFPGGVPSHTAPETPGSIHEGGELGYALSHAYGAAFDNPDLIVVCVVGDGEAETGPLAAAWHSNKFLNPVSDGAVLPILHLNGYKIANPTILARISRQELESLFVGYGYKPYWVEGSDPKEAHLCMAETVDNVIDEIKRIQADARTNAVTIRPRWPMIILKTPKGWTCPKEVDGKKTEGFWRSHQVPFADFDKKPQHLKILDEWMRSYKPEELFDEKGKLLPEIAALAPQGERRMGANPHANGGLLLKGLRLPEFRDYAVAVSKPGQNKEESTRVLGHFLRDVVKSNSIQKNFRVMGPDEVASNRLDALFEVTNRVWMGDTISEDENLSPDGRVMEILSEHTCQGWLEGYLLTGRHGLFTSYEAFIHLVDSMFNQYAKWLKVTRSEIHWRRPIASLNILLSSHVWQQDHNGFSHQDPGFIDHVVNKKAEIIRVYFPPDANTLLSVADHCLRSRNYVNVIVAGKQPQPQWLSMEEAVRHCSSGIGIWEWASNDNGTEPDVVMACCGDVPTIETLAAVDILRQSVPDLKLRVVNIVDLMTLQPKEEHPHGLSEHEFDTLFTTDKPIIFAYHGYPWLIHRLTYRRTNHKNLHVRGYKEEGTTTTPFDMLVRNDLDRFHLVADVVDRVPKLSYKAAYIKQAIRDKLIEHKEYITRYGQDLPEIREWKWNCS; from the coding sequence ATGCAAAAAAAAGAATCCAGGGAAAAAGAGCCAATTTCAGAAAAGCTCCTTGACCTTATGCATCGGTACTGGTGTGCAGCAAACTACCTGTCTGTAGGGCAAATCTATCTGCTGGATAATCCACTGTTAAGGGAGCCCCTGGCAAGGGAACACATAAAACCAAGGTTGCTGGGGCACTGGGGCACTACACCAGGGCTTAATTTTATTTACGTGCACCTGAATCGACTGATAAAAGAGCAGGATCTGAATATGCTCTACGTTACAGGACCAGGGCACGGAGGTCCGGCTTTGCTGGCGAACACTTACCTGGAGGGAACCTACAGCGAACTTTATCCAGATGTTTCCCAGGATGCTGAGGGGATAAAAAGACTTTTCAAGCAGTTTTCTTTTCCCGGCGGCGTTCCCAGCCATACTGCACCTGAAACCCCTGGCTCAATTCATGAGGGGGGTGAGCTCGGATATGCTCTTTCGCATGCTTATGGAGCGGCATTTGATAATCCTGACCTCATCGTAGTTTGTGTGGTAGGGGATGGAGAAGCTGAGACAGGTCCTCTGGCTGCAGCCTGGCATTCAAACAAGTTTTTAAACCCGGTCAGCGATGGTGCGGTTTTACCGATTTTGCATTTAAATGGATATAAAATAGCCAATCCCACTATCCTGGCCCGGATCAGCCGGCAGGAACTGGAGAGCCTCTTTGTCGGCTATGGTTACAAGCCTTATTGGGTCGAGGGTTCTGATCCAAAAGAAGCACATCTGTGTATGGCAGAAACAGTTGATAACGTTATTGACGAGATTAAAAGGATTCAGGCAGATGCTCGCACAAATGCCGTAACAATCCGCCCACGCTGGCCTATGATTATCTTAAAAACCCCTAAGGGCTGGACCTGTCCGAAAGAGGTTGACGGCAAAAAAACCGAGGGTTTCTGGAGATCGCATCAGGTTCCTTTTGCAGATTTTGACAAAAAACCTCAGCACTTGAAAATCTTAGACGAATGGATGAGAAGCTACAAGCCTGAGGAGCTTTTTGACGAGAAAGGAAAACTGCTTCCTGAAATAGCAGCTCTTGCTCCTCAAGGGGAAAGACGAATGGGTGCTAATCCCCACGCAAACGGGGGTCTTCTACTTAAGGGTTTAAGACTGCCTGAATTCAGGGATTATGCAGTTGCAGTTTCAAAGCCTGGTCAGAATAAAGAGGAGTCCACCAGAGTTTTGGGGCATTTTCTCAGAGATGTAGTAAAATCGAACAGTATTCAAAAGAATTTCCGGGTAATGGGACCGGACGAGGTTGCTTCCAACCGGCTGGATGCTTTGTTTGAGGTAACGAATAGAGTATGGATGGGTGATACGATTTCCGAAGACGAGAATCTCTCGCCAGATGGCCGGGTTATGGAGATCCTGAGTGAGCATACCTGTCAGGGATGGCTTGAAGGTTACCTGCTTACCGGCCGGCATGGTCTTTTTACCTCGTATGAGGCTTTCATCCATCTGGTTGATTCGATGTTCAACCAGTATGCCAAGTGGCTAAAAGTCACCCGTAGCGAAATACACTGGCGCAGACCGATCGCCTCGCTTAATATCCTTCTGTCCTCTCATGTCTGGCAGCAGGATCACAACGGGTTCAGCCATCAGGACCCGGGTTTTATCGACCATGTGGTGAACAAAAAAGCAGAGATCATAAGAGTATATTTTCCTCCAGATGCAAATACCCTTCTTTCAGTAGCGGATCATTGCCTGAGAAGCAGAAATTATGTAAATGTCATCGTAGCAGGGAAACAACCTCAGCCCCAATGGCTGAGTATGGAAGAAGCAGTCAGGCATTGCAGCTCCGGTATAGGCATCTGGGAATGGGCAAGCAACGATAACGGAACTGAGCCGGACGTGGTGATGGCATGCTGCGGGGACGTGCCCACAATTGAGACCTTAGCTGCAGTGGACATTTTAAGACAATCTGTTCCAGACCTGAAATTGAGAGTGGTGAACATAGTCGACCTGATGACGCTTCAGCCAAAAGAGGAACATCCGCATGGCTTATCTGAGCATGAATTCGATACTCTTTTTACAACTGATAAGCCGATCATATTCGCATACCACGGTTATCCCTGGCTCATTCACCGTCTTACTTATCGCCGGACAAACCACAAGAACCTTCATGTCAGAGGTTACAAGGAAGAGGGAACTACCACCACCCCCTTTGATATGCTGGTGCGTAATGATCTGGATCGTTTTCATCTGGTTGCAGACGTGGTTGACCGGGTTCCTAAGCTGAGCTATAAAGCAGCCTACATCAAGCAGGCAATCCGGGATAAGTTAATCGAACATAAGGAATATATAACCAGATATGGCCAGGATCTGCCTGAA
- a CDS encoding glycoside hydrolase family 5 protein, which yields MRQYYQQQFARPRYLGIAILVIMASMHPTDRLACAEEGRTQADVAYADISRGNPGTTGKQWLYPLRGINAKAYIWSTANPHGFLSDASFQRFASWNINVVHLEVCVDFGSIWNLNTAQLQDSSVDYPPIPPDDPLAPYKKNLEGLDTALVLAKKYDIQVIPFLTLVVGRKKWPLFDTTTERSIHVTIGQLWEEVARKHGNDPHLMAYNLYDEPFFDQGSEKWPEMVQWLAPKIRAIDTATYLLVTYTEGDPFVGLSDPKAAFVFNYFSPVCYTHQGLLNPYCLQGQVSYPNTVTWEEDPPGSGHYTMVTWTASVIRQSLSGVRALQQQHNLIVFCGGIAVIRQAAPSESQWITDVLEVFEEYGWSWSYHGYGGWNGWNITIADDAVVPVSNPYMEYGGDTTNDRFRTVSTYWQKSSGCLAKPGDANGSGSAPNLTDIIYLVNYVFKGGLVPSPLCRGDANGSSGNPNVSDIIYLVNYVFKGGPAPVKIGVCCL from the coding sequence GTGCGGCAGTATTACCAACAGCAATTCGCTCGACCCCGATATCTCGGCATCGCTATCCTTGTCATCATGGCATCCATGCATCCTACAGATCGTCTTGCTTGCGCCGAGGAAGGTAGGACTCAGGCAGACGTTGCGTACGCCGATATTTCGCGAGGCAATCCTGGCACAACCGGCAAGCAGTGGCTGTATCCGCTTCGGGGGATTAATGCCAAAGCATACATATGGAGCACGGCCAATCCGCACGGGTTCCTGTCGGATGCTTCGTTTCAGCGTTTCGCCTCTTGGAACATCAACGTGGTTCACTTGGAAGTCTGCGTTGATTTTGGATCAATATGGAATTTGAATACCGCCCAACTTCAGGACTCCAGTGTTGATTATCCGCCGATTCCTCCTGACGATCCACTGGCGCCCTACAAGAAGAACCTCGAGGGCCTGGACACAGCTCTTGTGCTGGCAAAGAAATATGACATCCAGGTGATCCCGTTCCTTACCCTTGTCGTTGGCAGGAAAAAGTGGCCGCTGTTCGATACGACCACCGAAAGGAGTATTCATGTTACGATTGGCCAACTCTGGGAGGAAGTGGCGAGGAAGCACGGCAATGATCCGCACCTCATGGCCTACAATCTATATGATGAGCCATTCTTCGATCAGGGAAGTGAGAAGTGGCCGGAGATGGTCCAGTGGCTGGCGCCGAAGATTCGCGCCATCGACACTGCTACATATCTGCTGGTAACCTACACCGAGGGTGATCCCTTTGTCGGTCTCTCCGATCCCAAGGCGGCTTTTGTTTTTAACTACTTTAGCCCTGTCTGCTACACTCACCAGGGGCTCTTGAACCCGTATTGCCTGCAGGGACAAGTGAGTTATCCTAACACCGTGACCTGGGAGGAAGACCCTCCCGGCTCCGGCCATTACACGATGGTCACATGGACAGCTTCGGTCATCAGGCAATCGCTTTCCGGCGTGAGAGCCCTCCAGCAACAGCATAACCTGATTGTATTCTGCGGCGGCATCGCCGTGATCCGCCAGGCGGCCCCATCCGAGAGCCAGTGGATCACGGACGTGTTGGAAGTGTTTGAGGAGTATGGCTGGTCGTGGTCTTATCACGGCTACGGCGGCTGGAACGGCTGGAATATCACAATCGCTGATGACGCGGTGGTTCCAGTTTCTAATCCTTACATGGAGTACGGAGGCGATACGACAAACGATCGCTTCAGGACCGTATCGACCTACTGGCAGAAGTCGTCCGGTTGTTTAGCCAAACCCGGAGATGCCAATGGTTCAGGTAGCGCTCCTAATCTCACTGACATTATTTATTTAGTAAATTACGTTTTTAAAGGCGGTTTAGTACCTTCTCCTTTGTGTCGCGGAGATGCTAACGGTTCAAGTGGTAATCCAAATGTTTCAGACATAATCTATTTGGTGAACTATGTTTTCAAAGGAGGTCCAGCACCGGTTAAAATCGGAGTGTGCTGTTTGTAG